The following are encoded together in the Chaetodon auriga isolate fChaAug3 chromosome 6, fChaAug3.hap1, whole genome shotgun sequence genome:
- the olfml1 gene encoding olfactomedin-like protein 3A, with the protein MSGRVLPVLLLSLYLTVGSVQSQGSPQDAFIIQYMERRLAQMEERLNQCEQNTVSVTQKTYDLSSEIRGYLSSVGVLRSEVKSQVDSMSVRVDRMERELEYLENRIPIQSDIEMEEALLEQQIKAAELDQLKKKAKIKVEKDCSTALSQIKSLKIVKRTGDTSGSWFKDPSEGSAQVYLLSGIRNNTLLEYASLQSFAERTPAPPAKVVQLPFHWQGTGHVVYNGFLYCHKADTPNQILKVDLLNGTVVDSTLLPGAGRLPVYSLNPNTYLDMAVDELGLWVIHADPEYGGNLVITKLDKATLAVEYIWDTQCRSRDAEGAFLICGTLYVVYNTRYGGRSTIQCLYDIHDTIHSDESPVMFFPKRYTSHSSIHYHPGDKQLYAWDDGYQTIYKVETRRNDQVTVE; encoded by the exons ATGTCAGGCAGAGTGCTTCCTGTCCTTCTCCTATCTCTCTATCTGACTGTGGGTTCAGTCCAGAGCCAGGGTTCACCCCAGGATGCCTTTATAATCCAATACATGGAGAGGAGATTGGCTCAGATGGAG GAGCGTCTGAATCAATGCGAGCAAAACACAGTGTCTGTCACCCAGAAGACCTATGACCTGTCCTCTGAAATCAGGGGCTATCTGTCCTCTGTTGGTGTTCTAAG ATCAGAGGTGAAGAGCCAGGTGGACAGCATGTCTGTGCGAGTTGACCGGATGGAGAGAGAGTTAGAATATCTTGAAAACAGGATTCCCATTCAGTCTGACATTGAGATGGAGGAGGCGCTGCTGGAGCAACAGATAAAAGCTGCAGAACTGGACCAGCTTAAAAAGAAAGCCAAGATCAAAGTGGAGAAAG actgcagcacagcccTGAGTCAAATCAAGTCCCTCAAGATTGTAAAGAGGACAGGAGACACCTCTGGTTCCTGGTTCAAGGACCCCTCTGAAGGATCAGCCCAG GTCTACCTCCTCAGTGGAATTCGTAACAACACTCTGCTGGAGTATGCTTCTCTGCAAAGTTTTGCAGAGAGGACCCCTGCTCCACCAGCTAAGGTGGTGCAGCTGCCTTTCCACTGGCAAGGGACAGGTCATGTGGTCTACAATGGATTCCTCTACTGCCACAAGGCAGACACGCCCAACCAGATTCTGAAG GTAGACCTGCTGAACGGTACAGTGGTGGACAGTACACTGCTACCAGGAGCAGGTCGTCTACCAGTCTACAGTCTGAACCCCAACACCTACCTGGACATGGCTGTGGATGAACTCGGCCTCTGGGTCATCCATGCTGACCCTGAGTACGGAGGAAACCTGGTCATTACCAAATTGGATAAAG CAACTTTGGCGGTAGAATACATCTGGGATACACAGTGCCGAAGCCGTGATGCTGAAGGAGCCTTCCTAATATGTGGGACTCTCTATGTGGTCTACAACACACGCTATGGAGGACGCTCCACCATTCAGTGTCTCTACGACATCCATGACACCATCCACAG TGATGAGAGTCCTGTGATGTTCTTCCCAAAGCGCTAcaccagccacagcagcattCACTACCACCCCGGAGACAAACAGCTGTATGCCTGGGACGATGGCTACCAGACGATATACAAAGTGGAGACACGCAGAAATGACCAAGTCACCGTAGAATGA